A stretch of the Cottoperca gobio chromosome 2, fCotGob3.1, whole genome shotgun sequence genome encodes the following:
- the smim11 gene encoding small integral membrane protein 11, whose protein sequence is MINWKALDNVPVLLYILALKTLLLCLAFAGVKIYQSNKIEAALKKERAEKLRIAQQAQELIDNKKDD, encoded by the exons ATGATCAATTGGAAG GCTTTGGACAATGTCCCCGTCCTGCTGTACATTCTGGCCCTGAAgacactgctgctgtgtttggcgTTCGCCGGGGTGAAGATCTACCAGAGTAATAAGATAGAAGCGGCCCTGAAGAAGGAGCGTGCTGAGAAGTTGAGGATAGCCCAGCAGGCCCAGGAGCTCATAGACAACAAGAAGGATGACTGA